In a single window of the Coregonus clupeaformis isolate EN_2021a chromosome 10, ASM2061545v1, whole genome shotgun sequence genome:
- the LOC121575391 gene encoding fibromodulin-like isoform X1, with product MSGFCVFLLACVLPLSLASPGRQDPFLWLSALRGRGYVEGSLLADTTGGECPAECDCPPSFPIAMYCDGRGLTTMPTVPSRMKYLYLQHNEISTMPDSSLANATNLVWVMLHHNALSTDKIGKKVFAKLQGLERLYLQHNNLTRVPPNLPHSLRDLRLNNNNINKVTPAALDGMDNLTILYLHDNALTEMGKSLRGLNSLTLLDVSGNKLKKVPDSLPERLHQLYLESNAISAVPEGFLSKFSQLQYIRMAHNQLTDNGIPPNTFNVSGLVELDLSFNQLERIPSVSQTLEHLYLQANHIKEFTLGSFCGVVDVMNFSRLRTLRLEGNEISTGDVPSESALCLRLANTIEV from the exons ATGAGTGGATTCTGTGTGTTCCTCTTGGCGTGTGTCCTGCCGCTATCCCTCGCCTCGCCAGGCAGGCAGGACCCATTCCTCTGGCTGTCCGCCCTGCGTGGTCGTGGTTACGTCGAGGGCTCCCTATTGGCTGACACCACCGGAGGGGAGTGTCCTGCGGAGTGTGACTGCCCGCCCTCCTTCCCCATCGCTATGTACTGTGACGGGCGTGGCCTGACAACCATGCCCACCGTGCCCTCCAGGATGAAGTACCTGTACCTGCAGCACAATGAGATCTCCACCATGCCAGACTCTTCCCTGGCCAACGCCACCAACCTTGTCTGGGTCATGTTGCATCACAACGCGCTATCTACGGACAAAATTGGCAAGAAG GTGTTTGCCAAGCTGCAGGGGTTGGAGCGTCTGTACCTTCAACATAATAACCTGACTCGTGTTCCCCCCAACCTGCCACACTCACTACGGGACCTCAGactcaacaacaacaatatcAACAAG GTAACGCCAGCGGCCCTTGATGGTATGGACAACCTGACCATCCTGTATCTCCATGACAACGCTCTGACGGAGATGGGCAAGTCTCTGAGGGGTTTGAACTCACTCACACTGCTCGATGTCAGCGGCAATAAGCTGAAGAAG GTACCAGATAGTCTCCCAGAGCGCCTCCACCAGCTGTACCTGGAGTCCAACGCCATCAGTGCTGTCCCAGAGGGTTTCCTCAGTAAGTTCTCCCAGCTGCAGTACATCCGCATGGCCCACAACCAGCTGACAGACAATGGCATCCCCCCCAACACCTTCAACGTGTCCGGCCTGGTGGAGCTGGACCTCAGCTTCAACCAGCTGGAGAGGATCCCCTCCGTCAGCCAGACGCTTGAGCACCTCTACCTGCAGGCCAACCACATCAAAG agttCACCCTGGGGAGTTTCTGTGGTGTCGTGGACGTAATGAACTTCTCCAGGCTGAGGACACTGCGTCTGGAGGGGAATGAGATCAGCACCGGGGATGTCCCCTCGGAGTCAGCCCTCTGTCTGCGTCTGGCTAACACCATTGAGGTGTAA
- the LOC121575391 gene encoding fibromodulin-like isoform X2, with translation MYCDGRGLTTMPTVPSRMKYLYLQHNEISTMPDSSLANATNLVWVMLHHNALSTDKIGKKVFAKLQGLERLYLQHNNLTRVPPNLPHSLRDLRLNNNNINKVTPAALDGMDNLTILYLHDNALTEMGKSLRGLNSLTLLDVSGNKLKKVPDSLPERLHQLYLESNAISAVPEGFLSKFSQLQYIRMAHNQLTDNGIPPNTFNVSGLVELDLSFNQLERIPSVSQTLEHLYLQANHIKEFTLGSFCGVVDVMNFSRLRTLRLEGNEISTGDVPSESALCLRLANTIEV, from the exons ATGTACTGTGACGGGCGTGGCCTGACAACCATGCCCACCGTGCCCTCCAGGATGAAGTACCTGTACCTGCAGCACAATGAGATCTCCACCATGCCAGACTCTTCCCTGGCCAACGCCACCAACCTTGTCTGGGTCATGTTGCATCACAACGCGCTATCTACGGACAAAATTGGCAAGAAG GTGTTTGCCAAGCTGCAGGGGTTGGAGCGTCTGTACCTTCAACATAATAACCTGACTCGTGTTCCCCCCAACCTGCCACACTCACTACGGGACCTCAGactcaacaacaacaatatcAACAAG GTAACGCCAGCGGCCCTTGATGGTATGGACAACCTGACCATCCTGTATCTCCATGACAACGCTCTGACGGAGATGGGCAAGTCTCTGAGGGGTTTGAACTCACTCACACTGCTCGATGTCAGCGGCAATAAGCTGAAGAAG GTACCAGATAGTCTCCCAGAGCGCCTCCACCAGCTGTACCTGGAGTCCAACGCCATCAGTGCTGTCCCAGAGGGTTTCCTCAGTAAGTTCTCCCAGCTGCAGTACATCCGCATGGCCCACAACCAGCTGACAGACAATGGCATCCCCCCCAACACCTTCAACGTGTCCGGCCTGGTGGAGCTGGACCTCAGCTTCAACCAGCTGGAGAGGATCCCCTCCGTCAGCCAGACGCTTGAGCACCTCTACCTGCAGGCCAACCACATCAAAG agttCACCCTGGGGAGTTTCTGTGGTGTCGTGGACGTAATGAACTTCTCCAGGCTGAGGACACTGCGTCTGGAGGGGAATGAGATCAGCACCGGGGATGTCCCCTCGGAGTCAGCCCTCTGTCTGCGTCTGGCTAACACCATTGAGGTGTAA